GTACTTTGCCACAAGAAATACAATATCATACTAAGTAAAtggaacagtagaatagaataaaacaaTGTATAAGTATAATACAAGaacaatttatagtccaacatTTAGTGTTTTGGGGAAACTGAATAAATGTTCACATTTATTTAGCTTTTATCAGTCTGGTAGCAGTagttgtgtgtgtagcatgaatgcaTGCTACATTGCAGGTGGTCAGCCCAGttagtgttcagcagtctgatggcttgtagacaAACTGTCTCCGAGCCTGTTGGTATTAGACCTCATGCGCGGATAGTCTGCCCGATATTAACGGGGTGGAGCAGCTCAGGGCTGTGGTGGCATAACTTGGCACAGTTTCCAACGTAGTAGTACAAATGTCGATTTATATAAATGTAGCTTTACAATGATAAATGGGTATATTTTAACGTACGTAATGCAAAAGTTGCTATTTTTTTCTATTTGTATATTAAACAGGCAACCACTAGATGACACTGCAATATGCGGACAAAGTGCATTATCAGGGTCAATCTTGTCAATGTAATGCATAATATGTGCAGTCACGGACAAAGGTTGATTTATACTAGTCAATTAAGATACTCCTACCCATCATAATTAATGGTGCACGATACACGGTTTTAAGGCTTCACTACAGTCAAGAAGTCAGAATGCACACAAAATGTTCAGTGCAGATGTACCAACAACTCCAGCCATCTTGTCAAGCGCTAATCTTCCATGACCAATTTACATGCCACCCACAACTTATGCGCCATTCCAGGACCTTTTCATTCCAGTTATACACAGTCACACCTGCCAACCAATTCGTCAGCTTTATCAAGTAAAAAAAAACAGTAAATGACACGTGCAAGAATTCAAACACTGAGTTTTATTATAATTAGACAAGAGGCTGCTTGGAGAACAAGTATAAATGCTGGTTGGGAGGCAGATTTAGTATTCATCCTCTTCCGCCTCACAACCATCACCAGAGTCTGCCCCCACCTCTTCATAATCCTTCTCCAGAGCAGCCATGTCCTCTCTGGCCTCAGAGAACTCCCCCTCCTCCATGCCTTCACCCACATACCAGTGCACAAAGGCCCGCCTGGCATACATCAGGTCAAACTTGTGGTCCAAACGACTCCAAGCCTCTGCAATAGCTGTGGTGTTACTCAGCATGCACACAGCTCTCTGCACCTTGGCCAGATCACCCCCAGGCACAACAGTAGGCGGCTGGTAGTTGATCCCCACCTTGAAACCTGTCGGACACCATTCCACAAATTGGATGGATTTGCAGGTCTTGATGTGGGCAATGGCTGCGTTGACATCTTTGGGTACCACGTCACCACGGTACAGCAAGCAGCAGGCCATGTACTTGCCATGCCTGGGATCACACTTGACCATCTGGTTAGCCGGTTCAAAGCAGGCATTTGTGATCTCAGGAACAGAGAGTTGCTCGTGATAGGCCCTTTCTGCTGAGATGATGGGAGCATAAGTGACCAGGGGGAAGTGGATACGGGGGTAAGGAACCAGGTTGGTCTGGAACTCAGTCAGATCCACATTGAGTGCGCCATCAAAGCGCAAAGAGGCAGTAATTGAGGAGACAATCTGGGCAACGAGGCGGTTCAGATTGGTGTAAGATGGACGCTCCACACCAAGATTACGCTTGCAGATGTCAAAGATGGCCTCATTGTCCACCATGAAAGAGCAATCAGAGTGCTCCAGAGTGGTATGCGTTGTCAGGATGGAGTTGTAGGGCTCCACAACTGCCGTGGACACTTGGGGTGCAGGGTAGACTGAGAATTCCAGTTTGGACTTCTTCCCGTAATCTACAGACAGGCGCTCCATTAAGAGCGAAGCGAAGCCAGAGCCAGTCCCACctccaaaactatgaaatataaGGAATCCTTGTAGTCCAATGCAAGGGTCAGCCTGAGGAAAACGAGCACTCATTAACAATTCATCCAAATTGCACCATGGCGGGACTTGCAACTAGAGTGAACCACTCACCATTTTACGCATTCTGTCCAGTACAGATTCCACAATCTCCTTGCCAATTGTGTAATGGCCACGTGCGTAGTTATTGGCAGCATCCTCCTTGCCACTGATGAGTTGTTCAGGGTGATAAAGCTGACGGTAGTGTCCATTCCTTATTTCATCTAGAATACAATATATTGGCATATGCAGAAAAGACAAGTagtgttatatatattttttaaactaggTGCTGTACAAACCATTCAAGATACATGTCAATGTACACCATGCCATTTCTTACCATTGGGGTTGTAGAGCTAACTATACAACTATATGTTCCTTACCCACAACTGTAGGCTCCAAATCTATGAagatagccctgggaacatattTCCCACCACCAGTCTCACTGAAGAAGGTACCAAACGAGGAATCAGCCAGGGAAGCAGTACTAGATTCATGTAGTCTCCCATCTGGTTGGAAACCATGCTCCAGGCAATACAACTCCCAACATGCATTGCCCATCTGGACACCTGCTTGGCCAATGTGTATAGAAATGCACTCCCTCTGTCAAGAGAAGAGTAGCTGAAGTTTAAGTGCATAGCCTACCATTTTCAAACTGTGCTATATTGCATAATGTAGCCCAACTATTTGGAGTCATGACAGAGTTGCTCAACTTAAAATGTACTTTTGGCCTGAATACTAGTGcaaaccacaggaggttggtgcaccttaattggggaagaGCAATGGCTGTAgcagaatggtatcaaatataaGACAGTTTCCATGAATTTGATGCAGTCCCAACCATTATGAACCATCCTCTCTGCAATAGCCTCCACTGGCACAGACATAACTCCAGAGGGAAGCTCAAAATGGGTATTAGATTAGAAAAGATCACTAAATTAGTAAGATGCCAAAGCATTGTAGTAAACTTCAGCTTACCATTGTTCAGCAGCTACAAATGGAATGTGATTGAGGAATGAATCCTTTACCAAATCCTTACACAGTTCAACAGATTCTTCATGTAAATCACAAGTGCAAACAGTCAAAAATATTTCATATCAACCATTAAGTTTCAGCAAAACCAGATTTGTCAAAATCACACCACAAGAGCCCACTAACCCAAAACAAATTGTAAAATGGGCCTGGCTTATAGATGCTTCAGCAATCAATTGTGGGGGTGTGGCTTTCAATTGACATTGATTTAAAGGGCTAATGTCATTTTTAGCTACCAAGTTGTACCTAACAATAGGGtgatatcaggttatactattgCCCCCCCCAAATTCAAATCTGGATCTCCAAGCTAGTATCACTGCTTTTATTTTAATATTCCCCTCTAATCATGGACTgacttagacctgggacaccaggtgggtgcaattaatcaTGTTAGAACATAAATCCAGCAGTACTCCGCACCTCCTGGGTAGGATTTGAATACCATTGTTATAGCCTATCTATTTCATGATTCAATAATGGAAGTGCCATTCTGATTTTCTTAGGAGCCTAGCACTGGACTAAAATTAATTTTGTATAGAGGGGTCATTCAATGAATAGAGTGCCTTTTGGATAGTGTAATTCTGTCCCCCAAAAGCTTTCTGTTATGAAGAGCACATATTCAACTTCATGACATacatgttttcccatctcaagaggttaaattaCAAAGAATTACTCTAAATGTGACTATAAAGATGTTAAATAGTACTTTTTAAATAAAAACGTTTAAAGGAATAGTTTTACCATATTAAAACTAGAATTCAGTTCAAGttacagggttgaccttaaaccAGCATGTACCTCTTGAAGAATCTTCAGAAATTACTTTCTCAGGTAACAAAAAAATCTAGGCGCTTTAAAATGATAGTGAAAGCTTTTTGGGATTAAGTGGCTTAAAATATTTTTAGAAGTTGGAAAAACATGACAAAATGGAGATCTCCATTGAAAACATTGAATTTATTTTAATTAAGACACACTACTATTGGAATTTCTATCATAGTTTAGTTTAGTTAGAGCATAGATGTATGTGATCCAAATATAAAATTGTGTGTTTTATATTTAATAAAAACTGATATAATGTCAGAGGGAAATAAATGGCACTACACAGTTTCTCCATtgaattttgttgttgttgtccaggaCAATACTTAATCATTGTCTGGGAAACCTGCTCATAGTCTTCCGTAACAGGCCTGATGGGCAGGAGGTTAGGTAAGTCCATCCAGGAGGTCAGGCCTGCCACCCTGGCCTGTAAATCCACATTGGTAGGCCTCAAAAAGCAGGTGGCATGAACAGGGCCCAGCAGAAGTTTTCTACCCTTAAATGGTTTTGTTGTAATTATTGACATTTAATGGATGATATTGTAGGGTCTACACTTATTTCcccactctccctttctttctatGACACCAACATTATGTGTACCATTTTTATCTATATACTGAATTCCAGGTTTGAACATGATGGTGATTCTGGGATTTGGCTTTCTGGCCACATTACTGGTGTGATGTAGATTCAGAAGATCTGGATTTACCCTCCTGGTGGCAGCGATGGCTCTGTAGTGGGCAGTTATCCTAAATGGCTTTGAGTCTTTGTAGTACAGAGGAAATATCTGGTTTTTGGTTTTAGTTCGCTTCGTTCAATTTGTTTCAAAGTTAAAACAACAAAATCAATAGGATTGTAATGTCAACACACAGGCAGGGTCCCTGAATACCATCATGCTGCTCCACATCTTTGGGTCCATCTTTGGACTGATGATGTCAAGGGTCTTCAACCAAGAAGGATTCAAGCAACAGCTTGAGAAAGAGAAAATGGTCAGCAAGGTGGATGTATTGTCCTTAATAGGTATGTACATAGCCAAATGCTAAGTGCTCCACCAATCACTTGTTTGTTGTATGTATTCTATACAACACTAGAATATTCAAATCTGTGATGAGAAGTAATCAATATGGCAGTTAAAATGAACATATTAAAGGTATTATTCACCCATTTTAGAAAATGatacattggtttccttaccctaagttgtctatggacaaggtaagaCAGCAATTCATGCTTTGGTTTTGTGCCTAGATAGTTGGTTGCATCTTGCCTGTGCTCTCCAGGGAGGTACTGTGTTCCTGTGGAGGTTCTGGCACAGTTTTAAATATGTGCCTATGGACCATCCTGTTAGGGGGAGGAGGCTGAGAGCTCTCTACAGCACCTAATGGCCCTGACAGTTAgtgcatttaacatttacatttaagtcatttagcagacgctcttatccagagcgacttacaaattggtgcattcaccttatgacatccagtgggacagtcacttaacaatagtgcatctaaaacttagggggggtggggtgagagggattacttaacctatcctaggtattccttaaagaggtggggtttcaggtgtctccggaaggtggtgattgactccgctgtcctggcgtcgtgagggagtttgttccaccattgaacagttttgactgggctgagcggagctgtacttcctcagtggtagggaggcgagcaggccagaggtggatgaacgcagtgcccttgtttgggtgtagggcctgatcagagcctggaggtactgaggtgccgttcccctcacagctccgtaggcaagcaccatggtcttgtagcggatgcgagcttcaactggaagccagtggagagaacggaggagcggggtgacgtgagagaacttgggaaggttgaacaccagacgggctgcggcgttctggatgagttgaaggggtttaatggcacaggcagggagcccagccaacagcgagttgcagtaatccagacgggagatgacaagtgcctggattaggacctgcgccgcttcctgtgtgaggcagggtacTCTGCGGattagagcatgaacctacaggaacgggccaccgccttgatgttagttgagaacgacagggtgttgtccaggatcacgccaaggttcttggcgctctgggaggaggacacaatggagttgtcaaccgtgatggcgagatcatggaacgggcagtccttccccgggaggaagagcagctccgtcttgccgaggttcagcttgaggtggtgatccgtcatccacactgatatgtctgccagacatgcagagatgcgattcgccacctggtcatcagaagggggaaaggagaagattaattgtgtgtgtctgcatagcaatgataagagagaccatgtgaggttatgacagagccaagttggtgtatagcgagaataggagagggccaagaacagagccctggggacaccagtggtattggtgaggagacagatttcgccacgccacctggtaggagtgacctgtcaggtaggacgcaatccaagcgtgggccgcgccggagatgcccaactcggagagggtggagaggaggatctgatggttcacagtatcgaaggcagccgatagatctagaaggatgagagcagaggagagagagttagctttagtgcggagcgcctccgtgatacagaggagagcagtctcagttgaatgactagtcttgaaacctgactgatttggatcaagaaggtcattcagagagagatagcgggagagctggccaaggacagcacgttcaagagttttggagagaaaagaaagaagggatactggtctgtaattgttgacatcggagggatcgagtgtaggttttttcagaaggggtgcaactctcgctcttttgaagacggaagggacgtagccaacggtcagggatgagttgatgagcgaggtgaggtaatgCCCTCACAGCTTCCGGTGTCACTGTGCTCAACAGCCCCAATGGAAAATTGAACATGGTAATGAttaactgaacattttctgaTAGTCAGAGGGATGTCAGAGGTGGGAGGTCAGGTTAGGTCAGAGAGCAGTACCAGGATCCATTAAACCATCAGGCATAACATGTAGAACAGAATTACCATTTAAGAagtgcacctattggtagatgggtaaaaatgtaaataaagcaaacattgaatatccctttgagcatgggtaagttattaattatactttggatggtgtatcaatggtgcaaatccaacacatcactgagtaccacttcataTGTTTTGTGATAGAAATGTATGGAAGAGagctaagtacaggcaaaatcctagaggaaaacctggttcagtctgctttccaacacacactgggagacaaattcacctttcagcagaacaataacctaaaacacaaggccaaatatacactggagtggcttaccaagaagaccatgaatgttcctgagttgcctagttacagtttggacttaaatcagcttgaaaatatatggcaagacttgaaaatggctgtctagcaatgatcaacaaccaacttgaaagAGCATGAAGAAtttgaaaaataataatgtgcaaatattgtacaatccagatgtgcaaagctcttagatacaaaggtgattctagcatgtattaactcaggggtgtgaaGAGTAATGTATATAAGATAGTTCTGTATTTCATTTCAAAACATTAGCagatatttctaaaaacatgctttcacttatggggtattgtgtgtagagagAAACTCTTGTGTATAGAATGAAAAAATCAATTTAGaccattttgaattcagtctgtaacacaacaaaatgtggaataagtcaaagggtatgaataatttctgaaaGCACTGGACCCAATTGCAAACAGATTGCAGGCTTGCTACagggcatttccatgtaaaaggacccatgagcgccaacatgtgaagttcataggaaCATGTCAAATCTTGTGCCAATTTAAATCAAAGAGTCAAAAAAAAAATTATGGAGGCATATTTAAATTTTACAACCATTTTCTATCCTAAATATTAGGAAGAATAAAGGCTTTGACCCCCTTTCCATCTGATCAAACAGATGGAAAGGGGCtcttagaaaacatctaccagaaaaagtcttaaaaggtattagaaatacatcaaaacacaatcaTCTTTAAGTAAAGCCTCCTACCAGCTAAtatcaaagtattcagaccccttcactttttccaaattctaaaattgattaccgGTAAATCTTTTtttcccatcaatctacacacaatgccccataaagacaaagcgaaaacaagtttttagacatttttgcaaatgtattacaaataaaaaaacagaaataccttttttacataagtattcagaccctttgctatgaaactcgaaattgagctcaggtgcatcctgtttccattgatcatccttgagatgtttctacaacttgattggagtccacctgtggtaaattcaattaattggacatgatttggaatggcacacacctgtctatataaggtcccacggttgagtgcatgtcagagcaaaaaccaagccatgaggtcgaaggaattgtccgtagagctccgagacaggattgtgtcaaggcacagatctggggaagggtaccaaaaaatgtctgcagcattgaaggtcccaagaacacagtggcctccatcattcttaaatggaagaagtttgaaaccaccaagactctccctagagctggccgtctggcagaaatgagcaatcaggggagaagggccttggtcagggaggtgaccaagaacccaatggtcactctgacagagctccagagttcctctgtggagatgattgtccttctggaaggttctcccatctctgcagcactccaccaatcaggcctttatggtagattagcctaacagaagacagtcctcagtagaaggcacatgacagcccgcttggagttcgtCAAAGgggacctaaaggactctcaaaccacgagaaacaagattctctggtctgatgaaaccaagattgaactctttggcctgaatgccaagcgtcatgtctggaggaaaccttgcaccatccctacggtgaagcatgggggtggcagaatcatgctgttgggatgtttttcagtga
This sequence is a window from Oncorhynchus gorbuscha isolate QuinsamMale2020 ecotype Even-year linkage group LG01, OgorEven_v1.0, whole genome shotgun sequence. Protein-coding genes within it:
- the LOC124035000 gene encoding tubulin alpha chain-like: MRECISIHIGQAGVQMGNACWELYCLEHGFQPDGRLHESSTASLADSSFGTFFSETGGGKYVPRAIFIDLEPTVVDEIRNGHYRQLYHPEQLISGKEDAANNYARGHYTIGKEIVESVLDRMRKMADPCIGLQGFLIFHSFGGGTGSGFASLLMERLSVDYGKKSKLEFSVYPAPQVSTAVVEPYNSILTTHTTLEHSDCSFMVDNEAIFDICKRNLGVERPSYTNLNRLVAQIVSSITASLRFDGALNVDLTEFQTNLVPYPRIHFPLVTYAPIISAERAYHEQLSVPEITNACFEPANQMVKCDPRHGKYMACCLLYRGDVVPKDVNAAIAHIKTCKSIQFVEWCPTGFKVGINYQPPTVVPGGDLAKVQRAVCMLSNTTAIAEAWSRLDHKFDLMYARRAFVHWYVGEGMEEGEFSEAREDMAALEKDYEEVGADSGDGCEAEEDEY